The Fodinibius saliphilus genome has a segment encoding these proteins:
- a CDS encoding nitrous oxide reductase accessory protein NosL, translating to MTALRTTVLFVLFILLVACSQEPAEVHYGSDECAHCKMMITDGRFASQIVTDKGKSIKFDAIECMTVYHRNNKEELKNAKLWVSNFANPGEWIEAPDAQFVKSEVVKSPMGESLLAFPTATKAENHVEEQPGKLINWKEVTETKINM from the coding sequence ATGACTGCATTAAGAACAACCGTATTGTTTGTTTTGTTTATCCTGTTAGTGGCATGCAGCCAGGAACCGGCAGAAGTCCACTATGGAAGTGATGAGTGTGCACATTGCAAAATGATGATTACTGATGGGCGATTTGCATCACAAATTGTAACTGATAAAGGAAAGTCAATTAAGTTCGATGCTATCGAATGCATGACCGTTTATCACAGAAACAATAAGGAAGAATTAAAAAATGCAAAGTTATGGGTAAGTAATTTTGCCAATCCGGGAGAATGGATTGAGGCTCCCGATGCTCAGTTTGTAAAAAGCGAGGTTGTTAAAAGCCCTATGGGAGAGTCATTGTTGGCTTTTCCAACAGCTACAAAAGCAGAAAACCACGTGGAGGAACAACCGGGTAAACTTATTAACTGGAAAGAAGTTACTGAGACAAAGATAAATATGTAA
- the nosZ gene encoding Sec-dependent nitrous-oxide reductase, translating to MNTIHKIIRTWALPLLVVSGVLLAGCQNGQQIGSSDDAASKVYVAPGEHDEFYGFFSGGYNGQLGIYGLPSGRHLFTVPVFSQAPVNGYGYSEETKAMLNTSHGFVPWGDAHHPELSQTDGETDGRWIFINENNTPRVARIGLDDFKTQEIIEIPNSAGNHASPFVTPNTEYISAATRFSIPVSEDDMQNMDVAIDSYKENFKGTLSFIKVSDEGKMNIDFQILMPGFDYDLSHAGKGPSDGWSFFTSYNSEEANTLLEINASKNDKDFIAAVNWKKAAEYVKQGKGTMMPGEHVRNYIDHEEGGIAKSETIEEVRVLDPRKLDGLVYFLPTPKSPHGVDVDPTGKYIVAGGKLSTVIPVHSFAKMEEAIENEDYAGEVMGVPVLKYDSILHGEVENPGLGPLHTEFDGKGNAYTTAFISSEVVKWDVEKTEVIDRINTYYSPGHLMIPGGDSQNPDGKYLVALNKITKDRYLPTGPEMFHSAQLIDISGEKMKLLLDFPTEGEPHYAQGIAAEKVIKNQKRFYKLEENGHPDAISSEKEARVERDGNEVHIYMTAIRSHFTPDNIEGVKVGDEVYFHVTNLEQDWDVPHGFAIKGANNAELLIMPGETLTFKWEPNKEGVFPFYCTDFCSALHQEMQGYIRVSPKGSDVEIAYGTGQ from the coding sequence ATGAATACCATACATAAAATAATACGGACCTGGGCGCTGCCTTTATTGGTAGTATCAGGAGTGTTGCTGGCAGGATGCCAGAACGGTCAACAGATTGGCTCATCCGACGATGCGGCATCGAAAGTATATGTTGCTCCGGGTGAACATGATGAATTTTACGGATTCTTTTCCGGGGGATATAACGGACAGCTGGGAATCTACGGATTGCCTTCCGGGCGTCACCTATTTACAGTGCCTGTGTTTTCACAAGCTCCGGTGAATGGATACGGATATAGTGAAGAAACCAAGGCGATGTTGAATACATCACACGGTTTCGTGCCTTGGGGCGATGCTCACCACCCTGAATTGTCTCAAACCGATGGGGAAACCGACGGACGTTGGATCTTTATCAACGAGAACAATACACCTCGTGTTGCTAGAATTGGTCTTGATGACTTTAAGACGCAAGAAATAATTGAGATACCAAATTCTGCGGGTAACCACGCATCTCCTTTTGTAACTCCTAATACAGAGTATATCTCTGCTGCCACTCGTTTTAGTATTCCTGTAAGCGAAGATGATATGCAGAATATGGATGTAGCTATTGACTCTTATAAAGAGAACTTCAAAGGGACGCTTTCATTTATCAAGGTTTCTGATGAAGGAAAAATGAATATTGATTTCCAGATTTTAATGCCAGGGTTCGATTATGACCTGTCCCATGCTGGGAAAGGTCCTTCTGATGGATGGTCTTTCTTTACCAGTTATAACAGTGAAGAGGCAAATACGCTGTTAGAAATCAATGCTTCGAAAAATGATAAAGACTTTATTGCGGCGGTGAACTGGAAGAAAGCTGCTGAGTATGTGAAACAGGGCAAAGGTACTATGATGCCCGGAGAGCACGTACGAAACTATATTGATCATGAAGAAGGTGGTATTGCCAAGAGCGAGACCATTGAAGAAGTACGTGTTCTTGATCCACGGAAGCTTGATGGCTTGGTGTATTTCTTACCTACTCCCAAATCTCCACATGGTGTTGATGTCGATCCTACAGGAAAGTACATCGTAGCCGGTGGTAAGCTTTCAACGGTAATTCCAGTGCACTCTTTTGCAAAGATGGAAGAAGCCATTGAGAACGAAGATTATGCTGGTGAGGTAATGGGAGTTCCTGTGCTTAAGTACGATTCTATCCTCCATGGAGAGGTTGAAAACCCAGGTTTAGGACCTCTGCACACGGAGTTTGACGGAAAAGGAAATGCCTATACTACTGCATTTATCTCTTCTGAAGTAGTGAAGTGGGATGTGGAAAAAACAGAAGTTATCGATCGTATTAACACCTATTATTCTCCTGGTCACTTGATGATTCCCGGTGGAGACAGCCAAAATCCTGACGGTAAATATTTGGTAGCTCTTAATAAAATTACCAAAGATCGGTATTTGCCTACTGGACCTGAAATGTTCCACTCGGCACAGCTGATTGACATATCCGGTGAGAAAATGAAGCTGTTGCTTGACTTCCCTACCGAAGGTGAGCCGCACTATGCACAGGGTATTGCTGCTGAAAAAGTGATTAAGAATCAAAAGCGATTCTATAAGCTTGAAGAAAATGGTCACCCCGATGCTATCTCCAGCGAGAAAGAAGCTAGAGTAGAACGCGATGGCAACGAGGTTCACATATACATGACTGCTATCCGAAGCCACTTTACTCCTGACAATATTGAAGGTGTGAAAGTGGGAGATGAAGTGTATTTCCACGTTACAAACCTTGAGCAGGATTGGGATGTGCCGCACGGATTTGCAATTAAGGGTGCCAATAATGCAGAACTGCTTATTATGCCCGGCGAAACCCTAACCTTTAAATGGGAGCCTAATAAAGAAGGCGTGTTCCCATTCTACTGTACAGACTTCTGTTCAGCACTGCACCAAGAGATGCAGGGATATATTCGCGTATCGCCAAAAGGATCTGATGTAGAAATCGCCTACGGAACAGGTCAGTAA
- a CDS encoding c-type cytochrome produces MKYSIKQIIGLAIMASVLFVGCGGSGNSDQASDQSSQNNESGLTAFEQENGIGPVTEELDLAEIDEELAKKGQNMFETKCSACHKMDERYVGPQLREITEERTPEYVMNMILNPAEMVKKHPEAKKKLAEFMTPMPNQNLSREEARSIVEFLRYMNENKDTNEI; encoded by the coding sequence ATGAAATATAGCATTAAACAAATAATAGGATTGGCCATAATGGCAAGTGTACTGTTCGTAGGCTGCGGCGGTTCCGGAAATAGCGACCAGGCATCTGATCAGTCATCACAAAATAATGAAAGTGGGCTTACGGCCTTTGAGCAAGAAAACGGTATTGGTCCCGTAACAGAAGAGCTCGACTTGGCCGAAATAGATGAAGAGTTGGCCAAGAAGGGACAAAATATGTTTGAAACCAAGTGTTCGGCCTGTCATAAAATGGATGAGCGATATGTAGGTCCCCAACTACGAGAAATTACTGAGGAACGTACGCCCGAATACGTTATGAATATGATTTTGAATCCGGCTGAGATGGTTAAGAAACACCCGGAAGCAAAAAAGAAGCTGGCAGAATTTATGACCCCGATGCCCAATCAAAATTTAAGTCGTGAAGAAGCTCGCTCAATCGTAGAATTCTTGCGTTACATGAATGAAAACAAAGACACAAATGAGATTTAA
- a CDS encoding RrF2 family transcriptional regulator, with the protein MLLSKACVYGLRSSLFLASGKDDGYTSIREMSDQLDISFHFLTKILQELSGAGLMESHKGPKGGVRLSKEGSEVSLYEIVAAIDGTELFTECALGLPGCGVKKPCPLHDKWAGTRDGIRKMLEDTNLLELAEKGKEQNLRITEDGGFEWI; encoded by the coding sequence ATGTTGTTATCAAAAGCGTGTGTTTATGGATTGAGGTCCTCGCTTTTTCTTGCTTCCGGTAAGGACGATGGGTATACGTCCATTCGAGAAATGAGCGATCAGTTGGATATCTCCTTCCATTTTTTGACAAAGATATTACAGGAGCTCAGTGGTGCAGGGCTGATGGAATCGCACAAAGGTCCCAAAGGTGGCGTAAGACTTTCAAAAGAAGGATCAGAAGTAAGTTTGTATGAAATTGTTGCTGCCATTGATGGAACAGAGCTCTTTACGGAATGCGCATTGGGGTTGCCCGGATGTGGTGTTAAAAAGCCCTGTCCTCTGCATGATAAGTGGGCAGGAACACGCGATGGCATTCGAAAGATGTTGGAAGATACTAACTTGCTTGAACTGGCAGAAAAGGGAAAGGAACAAAATTTAAGGATTACAGAAGACGGCGGTTTTGAATGGATTTAG
- a CDS encoding tyrosine phenol-lyase, which yields MTTEKKNRSWAEPYRIKMVEPVKMITREEREKAIKEAGYNTFLLRSNEVYIDLLTDSGTSAMSDRQWAGMMMGDEAYAGSRNFYNLEEAIQEYYGYSYVVPTHQGRAAEHIISQLLIDKGDYVPGNMYFTTTKLHQELAGGTFVDVIIDEAHEPEVEHPFKANVNLEKLEELINEKGADRIPYVSIATSVNMAGGQPISMANLKELRALTNKYNIPIIHDMTRVAENAYFIKQREDGYEDTPIKEIVHQICSLTDGATMSAKKDALVNIGGFLALNDEDLYREAQNIVVVYEGLHTYGGMSGRDMEALAIGITESVDEDHIRARVGQVQYLGEKLIDMGVPVVRPIGSHGVFLNAKKILPHLSQDELPAQALAAALYVDSGVRSMERGVVSAGRNPETGEHNYPELELVRLTIPRRAYTQAHMDVVAESVEAVYKNREEVSGLAFDYEPEYLRFFQSRFKEV from the coding sequence ATGACTACTGAAAAAAAGAACCGTTCGTGGGCGGAACCATATCGTATAAAAATGGTTGAGCCGGTAAAAATGATTACACGTGAAGAACGGGAAAAAGCCATTAAAGAAGCTGGATATAACACATTCTTATTACGATCCAACGAAGTGTATATCGATTTATTAACCGACAGTGGAACTTCTGCTATGAGTGACCGACAATGGGCCGGCATGATGATGGGCGATGAGGCGTATGCCGGAAGCAGGAATTTTTATAATTTAGAAGAAGCAATCCAGGAATATTACGGTTATAGCTATGTCGTACCTACCCATCAAGGCCGAGCAGCTGAACATATAATCTCTCAGCTCTTAATTGATAAAGGTGATTACGTACCCGGCAACATGTATTTTACTACAACAAAACTTCACCAAGAGTTAGCCGGCGGAACTTTTGTTGACGTAATTATTGATGAGGCCCATGAGCCTGAAGTTGAGCATCCCTTCAAAGCTAATGTGAATCTTGAAAAGCTTGAAGAACTGATCAATGAAAAAGGGGCAGATCGTATTCCTTATGTATCTATTGCTACCTCTGTGAATATGGCCGGTGGACAACCAATCTCGATGGCAAACCTCAAAGAATTGCGGGCACTGACGAATAAATATAATATCCCCATCATCCATGACATGACCCGTGTAGCTGAAAATGCTTACTTCATTAAACAGCGTGAAGATGGATACGAAGATACCCCTATCAAAGAAATTGTGCATCAAATATGCTCTCTGACTGATGGAGCGACAATGAGTGCAAAAAAAGACGCCTTAGTAAACATTGGTGGATTTCTGGCCCTAAATGACGAGGACCTTTACAGAGAAGCCCAAAATATAGTTGTAGTCTATGAAGGCCTGCATACCTATGGTGGAATGTCTGGCCGAGACATGGAAGCTCTGGCCATTGGTATTACTGAATCTGTAGATGAAGATCATATTCGAGCTCGAGTGGGCCAGGTACAATACCTGGGCGAAAAACTTATTGATATGGGTGTTCCTGTGGTTCGTCCGATAGGTAGCCATGGAGTTTTCTTAAATGCTAAGAAGATTTTACCCCACCTCAGCCAAGATGAGTTACCTGCACAAGCATTGGCTGCCGCTTTATACGTTGACTCTGGGGTACGAAGTATGGAACGTGGCGTTGTTTCTGCCGGACGAAATCCGGAAACAGGTGAACATAACTATCCTGAACTTGAACTTGTACGCCTAACTATCCCACGCAGAGCATATACCCAGGCACATATGGACGTTGTTGCCGAATCTGTTGAAGCGGTTTATAAAAACAGAGAAGAGGTATCTGGTCTCGCTTTTGATTATGAGCCCGAATATTTACGATTCTTCCAATCCCGTTTTAAAGAAGTGTAA
- a CDS encoding TolB family protein: MSLPVRFILFIVIISVITSCSNSTSSSPEPTSGTLKIITSTSGEDLDMEYTISVNGESLTLSTNDTTSINLPKGNYSAELSGIAANCEINSANPDNVIITLGDTTEISFDINCKRMIRNKIVFSSDRMSNNYDRDIFIMDADGSSPNRITTNTYTDEFPTISNDGTQIAFFSNRNSGYYNVYLMDADQSNLRQVTNIESSSYGTISFSPDDSKLVFKSNHEGDMEIYRINIDGSNLTNLTNSQGIIDESPEWSPDGNRILFESYISGEKQLHTMNTDGTGLKQLTNTSYTEAAENPSWSPDGEKIAFSGYRNGQQDIYTINKDGSGITQITNNTGLDINPAWSADGSEIIFTTDRDGQAEIYKVNADGSGLPTNMTANQAADVSATWSPIGSLWIF, from the coding sequence ATGAGTTTACCGGTGCGATTTATCCTATTTATTGTAATAATCTCAGTAATAACCTCTTGCAGTAACAGCACTAGCTCTTCTCCAGAACCTACCTCTGGTACTTTAAAAATAATAACAAGCACCAGCGGTGAAGATTTAGATATGGAATATACTATTAGTGTAAATGGTGAATCTCTTACACTATCCACGAATGATACAACCAGCATTAACCTTCCAAAAGGGAACTACAGTGCCGAACTCTCGGGCATCGCAGCAAACTGTGAAATCAACAGTGCCAACCCGGATAATGTAATCATAACTTTGGGGGATACCACCGAAATAAGTTTTGATATTAACTGCAAAAGGATGATTCGTAATAAGATTGTCTTCTCCTCCGATAGAATGTCTAATAATTACGACCGGGACATCTTTATTATGGATGCTGATGGATCCAGTCCAAACCGGATAACGACCAATACTTACACTGATGAATTCCCCACTATTTCAAATGATGGTACCCAAATTGCCTTTTTCAGTAACAGAAATAGCGGGTACTATAATGTTTACCTGATGGATGCTGACCAATCTAACCTTCGGCAAGTAACTAATATTGAATCATCTTCATATGGTACTATTAGCTTTTCACCCGATGACTCTAAACTGGTTTTTAAAAGTAACCATGAAGGGGACATGGAAATCTATCGTATCAATATAGATGGAAGTAACTTAACAAACCTAACTAATAGCCAGGGTATCATAGATGAATCCCCGGAATGGTCGCCTGATGGCAATAGAATATTATTCGAGAGTTATATTAGTGGTGAAAAACAGCTGCATACAATGAATACTGATGGAACCGGACTAAAGCAACTCACAAACACAAGTTATACGGAAGCAGCTGAAAATCCCTCATGGTCTCCGGATGGAGAAAAAATTGCATTCTCAGGATATCGTAATGGTCAACAAGATATATATACAATAAATAAAGATGGGTCGGGCATTACTCAAATAACCAATAACACTGGTTTGGATATTAATCCTGCATGGTCTGCAGATGGTTCAGAAATAATTTTCACTACAGATCGCGATGGTCAAGCAGAGATATATAAGGTCAATGCCGATGGATCGGGCCTTCCCACCAATATGACAGCTAACCAAGCGGCTGATGTATCAGCCACTTGGAGTCCAATTGGCAGCCTATGGATTTTCTAG
- a CDS encoding tryptophanase, with protein MELKEFQSDTIIEPFRIRSVEPIRFTKMSERKELLAQAGYNPFLLKADDVLIDLLTDSGTGAMSARQWSGMISSDESYAGSSSFYRLESAVHDITGFEHLIPTHQGRAAENVLFTTIASEGDVVPSNTHFDTTRAHVEHAGAEARDLVIEEGKQPRSQHPFKGNIDLKKLERTIQEVGTENIPIIMMTVTNNSGGGQPVSMANIRAVSELARDHGIPFFIDACRFAENAWFIKNREKGFADKSPIEIARQMFNYADGCTMSAKKDGMANIGGFLALNNDELASECRNLEILTEGFPTYGGMAGYDMEAVASGLYEALDEDYLRYRVRSIAYLGDKLLEAGVPIVEPTGGHAVYIDAKEMLPHIDSLEYPAWSFNNALYLLGGVRGVEIGSVMFGKQPDGSEKPAAMELVRLAFPRRVYTQSHVDYLAEVIIAAYEQRDQLTGYKIVDGPEVLRHFSAHLEPLE; from the coding sequence ATGGAGCTTAAAGAATTTCAATCCGATACTATTATAGAACCTTTTCGCATTCGGTCTGTTGAGCCTATTCGTTTTACTAAAATGAGTGAACGCAAAGAGCTGCTTGCCCAGGCGGGATATAATCCTTTTTTACTGAAGGCAGATGATGTGCTGATTGATCTTTTAACAGATAGCGGCACCGGGGCCATGTCGGCTAGGCAGTGGTCAGGGATGATCTCCAGTGATGAATCGTATGCCGGTTCTTCTTCATTTTATCGGTTAGAGTCGGCCGTGCATGACATTACCGGTTTCGAACATCTCATTCCTACTCACCAGGGACGTGCAGCCGAGAACGTTCTCTTTACAACTATTGCCTCCGAAGGTGATGTGGTTCCCAGCAATACTCATTTCGATACAACCCGAGCTCATGTGGAACATGCGGGTGCAGAAGCACGTGATCTGGTAATTGAGGAAGGTAAGCAGCCCCGTAGCCAACATCCTTTTAAAGGTAATATAGATCTCAAAAAGTTAGAGCGAACTATACAGGAAGTTGGGACTGAAAATATCCCTATTATAATGATGACAGTGACCAATAATTCAGGGGGCGGACAGCCGGTAAGTATGGCTAATATACGTGCCGTGTCAGAGCTTGCCCGCGATCACGGTATTCCCTTCTTTATTGATGCTTGTCGATTCGCAGAAAATGCTTGGTTTATTAAAAACCGGGAGAAAGGTTTTGCGGATAAATCTCCCATAGAGATTGCGCGGCAGATGTTCAATTACGCCGATGGCTGTACGATGAGTGCAAAGAAAGATGGAATGGCTAATATTGGAGGTTTTCTTGCTCTCAACAATGATGAGTTAGCCTCCGAGTGTCGAAACCTGGAGATTTTAACAGAAGGGTTCCCCACTTATGGTGGGATGGCCGGTTACGATATGGAGGCTGTTGCAAGTGGGTTATATGAGGCTCTGGATGAAGATTACCTTCGTTACCGGGTTCGGTCTATAGCCTATTTGGGAGATAAACTGTTAGAGGCCGGAGTTCCTATTGTTGAGCCTACCGGGGGGCATGCGGTGTATATTGATGCGAAAGAGATGCTGCCCCATATTGATTCCCTGGAATATCCGGCCTGGTCTTTTAACAATGCCTTGTATCTGCTGGGCGGGGTACGTGGTGTAGAAATAGGATCTGTAATGTTTGGTAAGCAGCCGGACGGTTCAGAAAAACCAGCGGCTATGGAGCTGGTCCGCCTTGCATTTCCTCGGCGCGTATATACCCAAAGCCATGTTGATTATCTAGCTGAGGTTATAATTGCTGCCTATGAACAGCGTGATCAACTAACTGGATATAAAATTGTAGATGGGCCGGAGGTACTGCGACACTTTTCCGCACACCTGGAACCGTTGGAATAA
- a CDS encoding acetate--CoA ligase family protein, whose translation MLDPFFKPKGVAIIGASRNPHKLGYGVVRNLKEYHYQGKIYPVNRSATEILGESCFANVNEIPDPVDLAVVIVPAPVVPDTLRDCGERGITHAIVVSGGFSETGKEGEQLEKELKAVADEMGIHVIGPNCIGTIDTHTPVNTTFVTGMPESGEIGFCSQSGAMVASVIDWARGAGVGFSRIVSLGNQVDVNETQMIEALREDRQTKVITAYIEGVSNGEKFLESAKKAALEKPFVALKGGRGESGAKAVASHTGALAGSAEAYKSAFKRSGVQQADTMEEMFDWARALAWQPLPKGKRVAVLTNAGGPAILAVDALEKAGMKLAELTKETKQYLQSRLPNAASVENPVDVLAGSGPGTYAVALDAILTDENVDSVVVIQAPQDWFLPASLAEVVGEVASTHDKPVIASIMGKASVEEALNILHKRKVPNVSFPERVASVLAAMVQRKEWLEMPNGTPEPFENISTTSAQTLANQQEWQQLLTQYGIALPPQQQVKSVDDAIAYADKIGYPVVLKVVSDDISHKTEVNGVKLNLNNAREVENAWHTIEASATEAGTNMEYGLVQKMFTKGQEVIIGIKRDDQFGPQVLFGTGGTDVELLKDVESALAPLNQQQAEQLIDATRAGTKLAGWRNQPPADREAVIDYVMRLSQLAKDLQQVKELEINPLYVLSEGQGAYAVDVRGFLAEATPEEIAST comes from the coding sequence ATGCTTGACCCATTCTTCAAACCCAAAGGTGTTGCTATTATCGGAGCCTCCCGAAATCCCCATAAATTAGGGTATGGGGTTGTTCGCAACCTTAAAGAGTATCACTACCAGGGAAAAATATATCCTGTTAACAGATCAGCTACTGAAATACTGGGCGAAAGCTGTTTTGCCAATGTAAACGAAATTCCCGACCCAGTCGATTTAGCTGTCGTTATTGTTCCTGCTCCAGTGGTCCCCGATACACTCAGAGACTGTGGTGAACGAGGCATTACACATGCGATAGTAGTTAGCGGTGGATTTAGCGAAACCGGAAAAGAAGGAGAACAACTGGAAAAAGAACTTAAAGCTGTTGCTGATGAAATGGGAATTCATGTCATTGGTCCCAACTGCATTGGTACCATCGATACCCATACCCCGGTAAATACGACCTTTGTGACGGGCATGCCGGAATCCGGAGAAATTGGATTCTGTTCGCAATCGGGAGCAATGGTGGCCTCTGTAATTGATTGGGCACGGGGAGCGGGTGTAGGTTTTTCACGCATTGTTAGCCTGGGCAACCAAGTAGATGTCAATGAGACGCAGATGATTGAAGCCCTTCGCGAGGACCGCCAAACAAAAGTAATTACTGCATATATTGAAGGAGTATCCAATGGAGAAAAGTTTTTAGAATCGGCAAAAAAAGCCGCATTAGAAAAACCTTTTGTTGCGTTAAAAGGAGGCCGGGGAGAAAGTGGTGCAAAAGCGGTAGCCTCACATACCGGTGCCTTGGCAGGCAGTGCCGAAGCTTATAAGTCTGCATTTAAACGTAGCGGCGTACAACAGGCCGATACCATGGAAGAAATGTTTGACTGGGCACGAGCTCTGGCATGGCAGCCTTTACCAAAGGGCAAACGAGTAGCTGTGCTTACGAATGCGGGCGGACCAGCTATCCTGGCTGTTGATGCCCTTGAAAAGGCTGGTATGAAACTCGCCGAACTCACCAAAGAAACCAAGCAATATCTACAGTCCCGCCTGCCCAATGCGGCAAGCGTCGAAAATCCTGTAGATGTTTTGGCGGGATCGGGACCCGGTACCTATGCCGTTGCCCTGGATGCTATTCTTACTGATGAAAATGTAGACTCGGTAGTTGTCATCCAGGCTCCGCAAGACTGGTTTTTACCTGCCAGTTTAGCTGAGGTAGTAGGCGAAGTAGCCAGCACCCATGACAAACCTGTCATCGCTTCTATTATGGGAAAAGCCTCGGTAGAAGAAGCGCTCAACATTTTACACAAGCGCAAGGTGCCCAATGTGTCGTTCCCAGAACGGGTTGCTTCTGTACTGGCAGCAATGGTGCAGCGCAAAGAATGGCTGGAAATGCCCAACGGCACCCCTGAACCTTTTGAAAATATCAGCACAACATCTGCCCAAACATTAGCTAACCAACAAGAATGGCAGCAATTGCTTACACAATATGGCATTGCCCTACCGCCTCAACAGCAGGTAAAATCAGTGGATGACGCTATTGCCTATGCTGATAAAATAGGCTATCCGGTAGTTCTTAAAGTAGTTTCTGATGATATTTCACATAAGACTGAGGTTAATGGCGTAAAACTGAATCTGAACAATGCCCGGGAAGTTGAAAATGCGTGGCATACCATTGAGGCTTCTGCTACAGAAGCCGGGACAAACATGGAGTATGGCCTGGTACAAAAAATGTTTACCAAAGGGCAGGAGGTAATAATTGGTATAAAACGCGATGACCAATTTGGACCGCAGGTTCTATTTGGTACAGGCGGTACCGATGTTGAACTCTTAAAAGATGTTGAATCAGCACTTGCCCCTCTAAATCAGCAACAGGCAGAGCAGCTTATTGACGCTACTCGCGCCGGCACAAAGCTAGCAGGATGGCGCAATCAACCGCCCGCTGACCGTGAAGCTGTAATTGATTATGTAATGCGGCTTTCACAACTGGCAAAAGATCTGCAACAAGTTAAAGAGCTAGAGATCAACCCACTTTATGTACTCTCCGAGGGACAGGGGGCCTATGCGGTGGATGTTCGTGGATTTTTGGCCGAGGCAACGCCTGAAGAGATAGCCTCTACCTGA